In Vicinamibacteria bacterium, the following are encoded in one genomic region:
- a CDS encoding isoprenylcysteine carboxylmethyltransferase family protein codes for MPASDALARARVPLGWALGLAALYFARPRPGFFVAGLIVAGLGEALRLWASGHLEKNRCLATSGPYAMTRNPLYLGSLVIGIGFVLAAGRPELAVPLAALFWIVYWPVMKREADRLREAFPSAYAQYEKRVPLLLPRPGQGSGDGFAWRRVRENREHVTVLGILVVAVILAWRLVE; via the coding sequence ATGCCGGCGTCGGACGCTCTGGCGCGAGCACGGGTCCCTCTCGGTTGGGCCCTCGGACTTGCCGCACTCTACTTCGCGCGCCCGCGTCCAGGCTTCTTCGTTGCCGGTTTGATTGTCGCGGGACTCGGGGAAGCTCTTCGACTCTGGGCATCGGGGCACCTGGAAAAGAACCGGTGTCTCGCCACGAGCGGTCCTTACGCCATGACGCGAAACCCGCTCTATTTAGGGAGTCTCGTCATCGGAATTGGGTTCGTGCTGGCGGCCGGTCGACCCGAGCTCGCCGTACCTCTCGCCGCGCTATTCTGGATCGTCTACTGGCCCGTCATGAAGCGGGAGGCCGACCGACTGAGGGAAGCTTTCCCTTCTGCCTACGCGCAATACGAGAAAAGGGTACCGCTGTTGCTACCCCGTCCTGGCCAGGGCTCGGGTGACGGGTTCGCCTGGCGAAGAGTCAGAGAGAATCGTGAGCACGTAACGGTGCTCGGGATTCTGGTGGTCGCCGTGATTTTGGCCTGGCGGCTCGTCGAATGA
- a CDS encoding Hsp20/alpha crystallin family protein, whose translation MNLVLRDPFWKDFNTLSGRINRMLSEFPRDDESDFLGNFRPSVDVYDKGTEIVVHAEIPGIKKEDIDVRVENNVLTIRGKKERKEEVKEEGFYRAERAYGSFSRSFSLPTTVDISKISAAYNDGVLTLRIPKSEAAKPRQIEVKVS comes from the coding sequence ATGAACTTGGTACTTCGCGACCCCTTCTGGAAAGACTTCAACACCCTGTCCGGACGCATCAACCGAATGCTCTCGGAGTTCCCGCGTGACGACGAAAGCGACTTTCTCGGTAACTTCCGACCATCCGTGGACGTCTACGACAAGGGCACCGAGATCGTGGTCCATGCCGAGATTCCCGGAATCAAGAAGGAGGACATCGACGTTCGTGTCGAGAACAACGTCCTGACGATTCGCGGGAAAAAGGAGCGCAAAGAGGAAGTCAAGGAAGAAGGCTTCTACCGGGCGGAGCGGGCCTACGGGTCTTTTAGCCGCTCGTTCAGTCTACCCACGACGGTCGACATTTCGAAGATTTCGGCCGCCTACAACGACGGTGTGCTGACGCTTCGGATCCCGAAGTCCGAAGCGGCGAAACCGCGCCAGATCGAAGTCAAGGTCTCCTGA